From the Euphorbia lathyris chromosome 6, ddEupLath1.1, whole genome shotgun sequence genome, one window contains:
- the LOC136232146 gene encoding uncharacterized protein, which produces MDELTSSLQDGIPWCMLFADDIVLVDETKEGVERKLELWRQTLESRGFKLSRSKTEYLECKFSGRRSREAGTITLDGRVVQASDCFRYLGSIIQTDGEVDGDVAHRIKAGWSKWKSATGFLCDPGMPNRLKGKFYRTAIRPALLYGTECWAVKHCHIHKMLVAEMRMLRWMCGHTRKDRVRNEIIRTKVGVTSIENKMRENRLRWFRHVRRRALDAPVRRTEEWQRDVVVRGRGRPKQTWRRVIESDMSLLGIEENMVVDRTEWRERICVADTT; this is translated from the coding sequence atggatgaactaacaagttcacttcaagatggtataccatggtgcatgctgtttgcagatgatattgtgttggttgatgagacgaaagaaggagtggagaggaagttggaactatggagacaaactctagaatctagaggctttaagttgagtcgaagtaagacagaatatttggagtgtaagtttagcggccgtaggagcagggaggcagggacaatcaccctagatgggagagttgttcaggcatcggattgcttccggtatttaggatctattatccaaacggatggagaagtagatggagatgttgctcataggattaaagctggttggtcgaagtggaagagtgctacgggtttcctttgtgatcccggcatgcctaatagattgaagggaaaattctaccggacggcaattagaccagcattgttatatggtacggagtgttgggcagtgaaacactgccacatccataagatgttggtggcggagatgcgtatgttgagatggatgtgtggtcatacgagaaaggaccgggtgcgtaatgaaataattaggacaaaagtaggggtcacatctattgagaataaaatgagagaaaaccgactaaggtggtttcgccatgtgagacgtagagcgcttgatgcgccggttaggagaaccgaagagtggcaaagggatgtagtggtgaggggtaggggaagacctaagcaaacttggaggagggtgatcgagagtgatatgagtttattgggaattgaggaaaatatggtagtggataggacggagtggagggagcgaatctgtgtcgctgacacgacttga